GAAACTTGATGACCATGTCTTCGATCTCATCCATGACTTCTATAGCTGTGACCATTTCTTCATGTAAGGCCACCACATCTACCTGTAAGTTACActatcatttttgtttctttttttaacaaaacgTACATTACTTTACCCTTGTTAATTACAAAAAGATTGTGATCTTCAAATCTTATACAATTGCTttagtcaaagaaagaaaagtaaacaaaaCTATCTTACCGTTGCACCATGTAGGAGGGGTAAACGAACAGACAAAGCCTGCAGTTTTCGAGTTAGCTTGCTCAACGCTTCCAAGTTTTTTGCATCCAGCTTGGACCATTCATTGAGTAAAGGCATTTGGAGGCTCAGAACTTGACGTAGTTTGATTTCTTGACGTAGCCTTTGAACTTCTAGTAAATTTTCGACTACGTAGTTCCTCAGTTTGTATATTCTAAGCCAAACCCAAAACAATTGATCCTGAAATAattacacaaaaaaataaattattagtcaaatgcatatatacatgcattttgatttttgaatttttgattaTACATTCACAAATGATAGTAACAGTTTTGTACCTCAACGTTGACCTTAAGGTTAGCCATAGTAGCTTCTGTTCTTGCATTAATAAACCTTAACTGAATTAATCTATTGTGGAGAAGCCTAAACCGGTGATATTCCTCCTCTTGAACCGGTGATACTTTCTTCTGTGCCTTAAAGTATTTCAAAACTCCTGCCACGGCTCCACGGCCACTGCTTCTCATCTTGGCCGCGCTTACCGGTGACTCCGGGGGCGTGTGGCACATTGAAGTCGCCGGAGATGAACTAGACAGAGAATTTTTCATTGTCGAATCAGCTCTCCCTGAGGACAATGCCCACGCCGATGGTGAGCTAGCTCCCGGTTTTACACCTTTCCCTGAAGCGTTATTGCGAGGACTACCACGCTCACGTTGCTCCAAGTACCGAGCAAAGGCCTCTCTGCTTCTACCGTTGTTCACCTCGTGAGATCTTGACTCGCTGTTTCTCGCCGGGGTCATCTCTCTTGATTTCGAGTTGGGTCTAGAAGATCTCGTTGTGGATTGTGATCTGCTAATCATCACACGTTTGCTTGTATTGGAAGGAGAAGAGGAAGTAGATGATGAACCAGAAGACGAGACTGACGCATTTAAAGATACCGGAAGAGATATCGAGGAGGTTGTACTCCGGCTCCGGTTAATATTCGGTGACGGAGGACGAACTTTGCGACTAGTGGTGGCGGTGGTAGTTGCCATTTTCTTTGGTGAAGTTCTTTGGTCTTTTTGCAGTTGATTGATCATGCAAGACTTTGTATTAAAGCCAGACTATATGCATTGGATTGCACAAgtttatgatataaaacatattattaGGGTTTTGTAATAACGCTGGGGGTTCGTAGGAGTTGACAGCACGTTAGAGCAGCATTATCCGGGTTTCTCTCAAGGGTTTTTAATGTTAATGGActatttaattaaatcaaaagtaaaataaaatgaagttaCCGATCCTAATATGGGACCGCTTACAAAAGAGTTTCTAAGAGCACGTATCAGCAAATGGATAGAGGTggatttatttatgtttttttttgtttttttcttcctctcgttctttttttctttttttctttgtcttctccatcttctctcgTGAACTCCGCAGGAAGACGCCTCTAGTCCGTAACGAACGATGCCATCCTCCGCATCAATCTCATCGCCTTCTTCTCTAGCTATTCTCTCAGCCCAAACTCGATCTCCACTCTCCTTCTTCTCTAGTTTCTGGGTTTGAACAGGGGAGGGATGGTTTGAGAAATCTCTGGTGGTTGTGCTTCTTCTTGTCCTAATGGTGGTGAGTTAACCTTGTCGGCATTGTCTCCTTGGTCTTGATCTGTCTCGGCATTACCATTACCAACATCGACATTCTCTTTGTTAATACCATCTTTTTTAAGAAACCTTAGTTAAAAACTACCATTGGAGCACAAAATCCAGAGTTTTTTAATTAAGGTTCTTAagtacatttatatatttaaataatcattaAGAAACACTAATCGGTTTCTGTggataatcatgctcttagaGGCGGATAAGAACACTTCTGCATGTAATAAGTGGGtctacataattaaatattttataaattcgaGTGTATTTGGCATTTTTAGAggaaaactataatatatgtataatgtCAAAGCATGCGAAGGTCAGCTTAGAGCCTAAAGGCACGTCTTCATCTGATTATTTTTCTATCTCTATGTGTTTTGCAGTCAAATTACACAAAGGGACGCCGTTGAAATTTATCAAGatcttttttttggaacacctATCAAGATCTTTTGTGATATATCCGATTGTTGGCTAGTATTTTGAGTAATTAAACAACATGGTggttaaatataatataaacataaacgTCCAACGGAAAAATGCCCCCAATGTATCTAGtcaaaattgaatatatatataaaaagagtcttacaaaaaaaaaagaatatatataaaaagaatatatcaAACCTTTAAGTGGATTCAAACTCTATACAATAAAAAACTTCAAACtctatacaataaaaaaacttcaaactcTTACCCTCGATGAATCCTAATCTGCCGGCACCAATATCCAAAtaatttttgcttttattttcaaattgcAAGACGAAGAAATGATCTTTCTGAATAAAACTCCCCACGTCCGGTGGTTGGTAGCTGCCTGCTGCTGGCCACCGCCACACTcgttgttattatttaataataattgtaGTGTAAATAGAAAAACCTTAAAATTCATCATTGGTTATTCAGATTATGATTATGTCAGAGGACACTCCAAGTCAGGTGGAGTCATTGGAAAACTATGTCATGAGCTAGGGGATTCTAGCTAAGTTGTGCTCTGATTCTATTGCATTCAGCTTCCAGTCTCGCTTCGCAGCTTCGTCAATTAATGACACGCATATCTATGATCATTCTCTCTGCTATTGGATCATACAAATGAGAGCTTTGGATTCGGTGCTGTTGTTGTGTCATGGATATATAGGTGTTGAATAAGAAGTGTGTTGTACCGTCTTATAAAGAAGTCATGGCCTTCAAAAGCTGGAGGAATCTCTCATGTCTTCTTGAAACTGTGGTTTTAATCTGAGACTAATAGTTAAATCAAAAGAAACCATGCGTTTTGAATGGTGATcaacaaaatttagttatataattggAAGTgttaatttttagtatttaaatttgtattttacgctctaacttatataaaatttatgtataacTTAGTTCGAATGGTGAATAAATAAGTTGTTCTTTAGGAATCAGTAATAAATTTCATTTCTTGAAAAACCTACAACATTGGCCAGTTTGTAAATTTGTGTAATCCTTCTTcgaaaattaaatatgaaaaataaacacATGAAGCTAAACTTAAAATTATCTAATGGCATATACTAAAAGAAACCGTTCGGAGTTCTCAccttaagtatatatatatatatatatatgtatttttaaatatttcaaagtAAAAACTTCTCGTTAGAAATGctcattttcaaaataataaaaaaattatataactaaaaaaaagtaAGAGAATGGAAAAGATAGagttttcaaattatatttttttcagaacTACAAAGAGAAAGCAAAAAGATCAGAACATTTTTAGAACTTCTTTGAACATTTGGCAAACTATGGCTGGTTcttaatttaaaacaattaaaaaaaaattaatcagttattatatcaaattaaaatatcttaagAAGATCATTAAGGTTGCTCTCAGGTGGATTATTAGAAAACCCCAAGTGTCCGAGACTAACCAAACTAACCACGGTGATCATTCCATCGGACCCGCAAAAGGAAATTCGTTAAAACTCCAATGACCCACACATGGGCCTTGGTGAAGCCGACAAGGTCCAACACAAGTaggttttctttattttgtccACACACACACAAGTAGCTTTTGTGCCCAAATCCTACGTAGAAGAAACCTAAAAGCAAACCAAATAGACGGCGACAGGGAAAGAGAAGAGGAATCTTTCAGACCGCAGATCTCtgtctccttcttctttccCACACTTCTGTCTAATGGCACCGAAGCAGGCGGACAAGATTGAGAATCCTCCAGTTGCCTCTTCAagcgaagaggaagaagaagaagagtctgGTTCATCTGGAGAAGCATCCGAGTCTTCCGATGACGAAGCTGGCGATGTCCAGTCCAAACTCACTCAGAAACCTGCTGCTCCTCCAGCTTCTGCAAAAAAGCCCCAATCCGACTCTGAAGAAGGCGAAACCGAATCAGAATCCGACTCCGATTCCGAGCCTGCGACCAAGACCAAGCCTCTCAACACTGTCGCGACCAAACCGATCCCACCGGAGAGCTCCACGGCAGCGAAGCGTTCTCTGAAGCAAGCGGATAACAACGAGCCTAAGAAGAAGGCAAAGACATCATCGACCACTGAgcaagtgaagaagaagaagccaacaacaacaacgaaaGATGAAGATGTCAAGAAGAAGATATCCGGAGAAGAAGCCAAGAAGATGTTGTTTCAGAGGCTGTTCAGCGAGACGGACGAGATCGCGATGCTTCAAGGCTTTCTAGACTTCACTTCCACCAAAGGAGACCCTTACGAGAACATGGACGCCTTCTGCGATTACGTCAAGACCTTGATCGACTTCAACGCTTCCAAGGCTCAGATCGTTACCAAGCTCCAGAGGTGTAAGAAGAAGTTTGCGAATATAGTCAAGAACGCCCTCAAGAAAGGAAAGACTGAGGACAAGATCACGTGC
This genomic stretch from Raphanus sativus cultivar WK10039 unplaced genomic scaffold, ASM80110v3 Scaffold0527, whole genome shotgun sequence harbors:
- the LOC108839112 gene encoding QWRF motif-containing protein 7-like, whose amino-acid sequence is MATTTATTSRKVRPPSPNINRSRSTTSSISLPVSLNASVSSSGSSSTSSSPSNTSKRVMISRSQSTTRSSRPNSKSREMTPARNSESRSHEVNNGRSREAFARYLEQRERGSPRNNASGKGVKPGASSPSAWALSSGRADSTMKNSLSSSSPATSMCHTPPESPVSAAKMRSSGRGAVAGVLKYFKAQKKVSPVQEEEYHRFRLLHNRLIQLRFINARTEATMANLKVNVEDQLFWVWLRIYKLRNYVVENLLEVQRLRQEIKLRQVLSLQMPLLNEWSKLDAKNLEALSKLTRKLQALSVRLPLLHGATVDVVALHEEMVTAIEVMDEIEDMVIKFLPRQVEIILYEMTELVSMFKQELSFFEELEKSLFLIPVFAAKESSLKVHVLQKIEEERKSMQH
- the LOC108837798 gene encoding GLABROUS1 enhancer-binding protein-like; this encodes MAPKQADKIENPPVASSSEEEEEEESGSSGEASESSDDEAGDVQSKLTQKPAAPPASAKKPQSDSEEGETESESDSDSEPATKTKPLNTVATKPIPPESSTAAKRSLKQADNNEPKKKAKTSSTTEQVKKKKPTTTTKDEDVKKKISGEEAKKMLFQRLFSETDEIAMLQGFLDFTSTKGDPYENMDAFCDYVKTLIDFNASKAQIVTKLQRCKKKFANIVKNALKKGKTEDKITCAKDLDQKAFELSRKIWGSDGVLPAKPRKKKLSKEDELVSTSPKKEVVEVKKTQKVVNAVVVDTHHLSESREMGLFFKAENVSVLGLDEFTVSGVWDRVEDGGKKREMEEKLKKLRAKQMELCLQRTALVDYTAKIIFKNNAPSTSS